The genomic interval AATAGGAAAATTAATTAATAGTATAACTAAAGATTTTCAGCATTCAAAAGTTTATAAAGATTTAATTAAAGCTCATGAAAAAGCTTTTGGCGATGAAGGTTTGAAAAACTCGCTGCATGATACAGAAAAAGAGTTGCAAAAAATAATAAGTGAGCAATACGGTGAAGCAGAAGTTGAATTTAAATTCGAATTACCAGATATGAATAATTTTTTAAAACATGGCACAATAAATTTAACTGAAAATAACATCACTACGGAAGTTAGTGAAAAAGGAACAGGAATGCAAAGAGCTTTAGCTATGAGCTTAATACAAGTATATTCTAATATAGTAAACAAAGAGAATGCTAAGCAACTTTTATTTTTTATAGATGAACCCGAAACTTTTTTGCATCCGAAAGCACAAGCTAGAATAATCAATGCCTTTAGAAAAATTTCCCGTGAAACCCAGGTATTTATAACTACTCACTCTCCATATTTATTGAAACAGTTTGATAATGATATAGACGATATTAAAATATTCAAAAGTGAAAGCGATAGAAAAGTAATTTGTAGTCAAAATATTAATTCGTTTCCATTTAGCCCTACATGGGGAGAAATAAATTACTTAGCTTTTGATATAGTGAATGTCGAATTTTTTAATGAATTATATGGTTATTTGCAACATATATCCGGAGAAGACAAAATTACGAGCTTCGATTATTATTTAAAAAGAAAAGGTGTTAATAAAACTGTTGTATATAGAAGGAATTTTAAAGATAAAATAAAAGATTACAATTATACTATCCCAACATATATAAGAAATCTGATACATCATCCTGAAAATCAAAACAATCAAACATTTACTGAAGAACAATTAAACGAAGCAATTGAAACATTATACTATATTAATAATAATTTGGGCTCAGAGCATTATAATAAGTAAGTTGATAATTGTAGTACTAGTATAAAAAAATCATCTCAAAATTTTTGGCGGTTTTAAGCTTTTATATTAAGTGAAAGTGAAATATTACTAATTAATGTGTGCTATAAATGTTAAAAGACAACTCATCTCTCAAGACGAGTTGTCTTTTGTATGCTATTTTATTGTTATCTTACTTCCAACACCTATAAAAGGAACTTCTGTATCTTCTAAATATAATGTTCCGGATTGTTCCGCTTCTGTACTACCATCAAATTTCAATGTAATATGACCCAAGTTATTTAAATTTTTATTCACTGCATTACCAACTTTAGTAATCTCAAAAGTTTGATCATCAATAATTAATTTATTTGTTTCTGTAATATCTTCTTCAACAGGATTTACATTGATAATATAGCAATAATCTTCTAACTCTGCCGGCGCATTACTGCCGAATAGAATCACCATTTTTTCTTCAGCAAATGCATTTGCGTCCTGTCCTAAATTAATAACTTCAGTTTGGTACATAAATATGACTCCTTTATATCTTTTTATTTATTTTGAGCAAATAGTTATTTATATAATCCGAAACTTGCTAACCAAGCAACGAATACCCTAGGCACACCATTTAAAAATCTTGAATAGAGAACGGAAGGTACACCCACTTCAATTGTTTTTGTTTCTGCTTCTGCCAGCCCTAAACCAACAGGAATGAAGTCAGCAGCGTTTTGTGTATTGATTGCAAATAAAGCAGGTAATGCCAAATTAGGAGGGATATTTCCTTTTCCAATTTCAACGCCAATTAGTGTTCCTAGTACTTGTCCGATTACACCGCCAGGTCCTAATAATGGACTTAAGAAAGGTAAGGAACAAATGAAACCGATTGCCATTAATCCCCAAATATTTCCTGCTAATGGAGACATAATTTTAGCGAACAAATCTCCTATACCAGATCCTTGAATAATCCCGATTAATAATGCTACAAACCCCATGAATGGTATAACAGTAAAGAGCATAGTTTCTACTGCATCTCTAGCGGCTTGGTAGAACGTATTAATAACCTTACCTGCAGCTAAACCGATTTTTGTTAATAAACTTTTATTTTCTTGTTCGGCACGTGTTTCCATGATTTTTTTATCTTTAGAATATTTAGGCGTGCTTTCACTTTCTTTTTCACCTTGCTCTTTAGTAGCAGCAATTGTATTATTGTTCTCTGTAGATTCTTCAGAAAACGGAGAAACTTGTTCAACTCCTACGTTAGAAACATAAATGTTTTCAGTAATATATTGTCTTAAAGGACCACTTTTTCCTGTTGCCATAATATTGATTGTTGGAATTCCTTTTTTTGGATAAATACCACATCTTAACGTACCGCCACAATCAATAATTACTGCCATAATTTCTTCTTCAGGAACAGAAGTTTCGAATCCATTGACTGGTTCAGCTCCTGTAATATCAGCAATTTTATCTACAATTTCAGGGCGATGGCCGCCTGTGATATAAACAAGTTTATTTTTTTCGCCTGTTACACCAATAATTAATGGACCTCCAAAACCACCAGAACCTTTTACAATTTTAGCCTTTTCATTCATAGCAGCTCACCTTATCCTTCCATTTTAACTTCAGTACTTAATTTAACGTTTTGTTGTTTTTCTACATAACTTGTTGTAAAGTCTGTAATCCAACCGCCAATGAAGTTCATAACTAAACCAACAAGGAGGTATCGTACAGCTAAATCTGCTGTTGGTAATCCTAGCTTTTCAATACCATGAGCGATTCCTAAGAAAATAAACAATTCAGCCGGGTTAATATGTGGAAAAATACCATTACTTGTATGTGCGAATTGCGCAGCAGAAGCAAAATAACTTGGTTTGTACTTTTCAGGCATAAATCTTCCTAATGAGTGAACCATTGGATTAGCTAACATAAATGAACCTAAAAATGGTAAAACTAAATATCTCATTAGTGGGTTCTTAGATGACTTTGTGGCAATAGTATTAATACGATCTTCACCAATTAATTGGATTAACGTATTCATAGCAATTAATAACATTAACACTAAAGGTACAATAGAACCCATCCAGTCAATAAACGTATCTGCTCCTGTTTGGAATAATTTGATAAAACCTTCAGCGAATTTAACGATGTAATCCATTTTTTAATCCCCTTTCGTTTTTAAATAAACGATTTACTTTGTTTACTACCTTCATAACAGGAGAAGGTATTTTTTCGATTGTGCCACCGTTTTGAATAACATTAAATGTATGTTGAGCATCTAATATAGCTTTAATTAGTAGCTTATTGTAATTAGTTAAATCTGTATCTTTGAGCTTTTTGATTTTTTTACCTTCTAAGCCTTTGAGCTTTTTGATTTTGGAAAATACAGTAACACCTTGCATATACCGTGCATCTTCTATTTCGTTTTTATTATTAAGTTGCAATAAAACAAGCGTGCCGGCTTTAAAGATAGAGGGACGTCTTCCGATAGCTACTCTACCTTTAGAACGTAATTCAGTGTAATGTTTGGTAAAATGTTTGATTTGTAAAAATCCTAAGCCATACTGAATTACAAAACCCGCAGCAGCTAAAATAATTAACAGTATAATAAACATGATTAATCCCTCATCTCTTCGTTTAATAAATATACAAAATCCTCAAAATCAGTCTGACTTGTAATTTTTTTTGTTAAATACGTATTCTTAGTGATGCTTAATACTTCTTCATAAATTCTGATTAATATAGCTTCATTACTTATAGTTTTTGGCGTAGCAATTAATATAACAATTTTCAAGTCAGGATAACTTTTGATTGTATTATCTAATATGGCTACTTTGATTTGGATACCTTCCATTGAATGAGTAGCGTGAGGAAAACCCACAGCTTTATTTATTGTGGATTTTAATTTTTCGCGCTCTATAATCGTTTGATCAAATTTACTATCTACGCGTTGTTCATCAATCATTTCTGATGCTAAAAAATGAATAACTGAATAATAGTCATCGGCATCTGATAAATGATAAAAATCTCGTTCATTAATAAAATCTAATATTACACTTCTATTAAAGACTTCTTTATTGCTAATATCTTTATAAATCAAAAATTGTTCAATGCGAAGCTTGAAGTGTTTTTCATTAAAGACATTTTCAATATATATAATTTTATTGAATAAACGATTTAGCGGTTGAGTAGAAATAATGAAATCATATTCAGATTCCACGATACTCAAATCAGTTTTTTCAATAGCTTCAATAGAAATATCTTTTCCAAATATTTTATAAAGATAACTAGAAAGCAATTTGATAGTACTTAGGCCGCCATCTGTATAAATACCTATGTTTTTCATATCTGAAAATCTTTGCTCTAACTGTTCCAAATATACACTGAAGTATATTGTTAAAAATCCTAATTCAGGTTTTGAAATAGATAAACCTGTATATTTAGTGATGTTATCACCTAAAATTTTTGAAAGTTCAAAGGCAAATGGAAATTGAATATCCATTTCAGCAGAAACATTATTTTCTAGCTTAATATTAAAAATCAATCTATTAATAAGGTGTTTGATGTGAAGTTTAATATCTTTGTTAAATAAATCTTCATCTATTTGGATATCGAAATACCTTTTTACATCTCTAATGGTATTGTTAATTATTTTCATAATGAGTTTTTCATCTGATTCATTAATTATTTCTTCCATTAGTGAAGCTCTTCTTCCTAAAAGTTGTATAGCAATAAGAAGAAGTTCGTAATTTGAATTACTACTTGCATACGTTTGAGATATATAT from Staphylococcus condimenti carries:
- a CDS encoding ATP-dependent nuclease; amino-acid sequence: MYISNMKLTNFRSFNGINELQFNDGLNFFVGNNNCGKTTVFKAVEFIQNGKDKWEFITIGKEKEEIAVEITLSGDDIEDIVNNNELKKYQNYIYEKNETLNITIKRSSKNDSVVQNGRKKDLDIKNIRTWNNIENQFENPTGIDKTINALFDAQFVYSDIKNEEYRDFGKTKVIGKLINSITKDFQHSKVYKDLIKAHEKAFGDEGLKNSLHDTEKELQKIISEQYGEAEVEFKFELPDMNNFLKHGTINLTENNITTEVSEKGTGMQRALAMSLIQVYSNIVNKENAKQLLFFIDEPETFLHPKAQARIINAFRKISRETQVFITTHSPYLLKQFDNDIDDIKIFKSESDRKVICSQNINSFPFSPTWGEINYLAFDIVNVEFFNELYGYLQHISGEDKITSFDYYLKRKGVNKTVVYRRNFKDKIKDYNYTIPTYIRNLIHHPENQNNQTFTEEQLNEAIETLYYINNNLGSEHYNK
- a CDS encoding PTS glucitol/sorbitol transporter subunit IIA, yielding MYQTEVINLGQDANAFAEEKMVILFGSNAPAELEDYCYIINVNPVEEDITETNKLIIDDQTFEITKVGNAVNKNLNNLGHITLKFDGSTEAEQSGTLYLEDTEVPFIGVGSKITIK
- a CDS encoding PTS glucitol/sorbitol transporter subunit IIB, which produces MNEKAKIVKGSGGFGGPLIIGVTGEKNKLVYITGGHRPEIVDKIADITGAEPVNGFETSVPEEEIMAVIIDCGGTLRCGIYPKKGIPTINIMATGKSGPLRQYITENIYVSNVGVEQVSPFSEESTENNNTIAATKEQGEKESESTPKYSKDKKIMETRAEQENKSLLTKIGLAAGKVINTFYQAARDAVETMLFTVIPFMGFVALLIGIIQGSGIGDLFAKIMSPLAGNIWGLMAIGFICSLPFLSPLLGPGGVIGQVLGTLIGVEIGKGNIPPNLALPALFAINTQNAADFIPVGLGLAEAETKTIEVGVPSVLYSRFLNGVPRVFVAWLASFGLYK
- a CDS encoding PTS glucitol/sorbitol transporter subunit IIC yields the protein MDYIVKFAEGFIKLFQTGADTFIDWMGSIVPLVLMLLIAMNTLIQLIGEDRINTIATKSSKNPLMRYLVLPFLGSFMLANPMVHSLGRFMPEKYKPSYFASAAQFAHTSNGIFPHINPAELFIFLGIAHGIEKLGLPTADLAVRYLLVGLVMNFIGGWITDFTTSYVEKQQNVKLSTEVKMEG
- a CDS encoding transcriptional regulator GutM, with the protein product MFIILLIILAAAGFVIQYGLGFLQIKHFTKHYTELRSKGRVAIGRRPSIFKAGTLVLLQLNNKNEIEDARYMQGVTVFSKIKKLKGLEGKKIKKLKDTDLTNYNKLLIKAILDAQHTFNVIQNGGTIEKIPSPVMKVVNKVNRLFKNERGLKNGLHR
- a CDS encoding BglG family transcription antiterminator produces the protein MPLNQKHFKLVQILLKSNLPIDKAAIELDISEKTIINYIKQINREFTDIFSIRKRDSLLVLTIMDDQKFWDELNKDSILNNGSESILTNRLGKLFYELIINDISLIDDLSEKLYLSRTALNTLVTELREKIKEYNLQIIGKPNVGISLKGKEIYIRKFTIEKLPKILNEEELPQPLNEKLDKLKNTMNLDTQTFFNLQNSIKITLLRLSKHKFIEKDSFKNTDAAIFKSNEFNTLNFLNEYISQTYASSNSNYELLLIAIQLLGRRASLMEEIINESDEKLIMKIINNTIRDVKRYFDIQIDEDLFNKDIKLHIKHLINRLIFNIKLENNVSAEMDIQFPFAFELSKILGDNITKYTGLSISKPELGFLTIYFSVYLEQLEQRFSDMKNIGIYTDGGLSTIKLLSSYLYKIFGKDISIEAIEKTDLSIVESEYDFIISTQPLNRLFNKIIYIENVFNEKHFKLRIEQFLIYKDISNKEVFNRSVILDFINERDFYHLSDADDYYSVIHFLASEMIDEQRVDSKFDQTIIEREKLKSTINKAVGFPHATHSMEGIQIKVAILDNTIKSYPDLKIVILIATPKTISNEAILIRIYEEVLSITKNTYLTKKITSQTDFEDFVYLLNEEMRD